The DNA sequence gtggttaaggtctggttaggtttaggcacaaaaaccacttggttagggtcaggaaaagatcatggtgtgggttaacatgaaaaagaaagtgacaaacacataagccgtgagcctgctttgcctcaagccttttccagctgacccagagccggttgcggcgcaccatacacccGCTGCGATCTGTTCAACACCGCGgacagttggactaatgggatgtcgaaccaatgggctgtcggaccaatgacatggaccctacTAGTTAaccgttagctagctaatagactgagaaaaaaaaatttggcTCACTGTGCTGTACGAAGGCTACTGGCAGCAagtggcaacttttaaggtgcatgcatgttactcagtgcatgggTTGATGTCGTGAATCACACACCTTACATATCAATACGACAACTCTGACCAGTCCATTTTTCATTGTCTCTCTTACATGACATACACTTTAGTGATTATTGGATCTTCAAGtagttaaaaaatgtatttcaacaGGATTATGCAAACTGCCAATATTCTAATTCCTCacttgtagaaaaaaaaagtagaagagCAGTGTTTCAGTGTGCTCCAGCAGTACTACACACCTGGATAAAAGCCACTGTAAACTACCTGCCAACACCAAACAGCAGGCAGATAAAGTTAGCTatctggtgaacatagtggtgCATACAGGGGCTAATGAGCTGGATATTTTTCTTGTATTACCAAGGTGCCAGAAACACAATTTCCTTAATTTGcttgttctgctgcccccaaatgccaaaaaatcaatTGCTACTCATTTAAATAAAGATTTTACCTAGTGCAGCATTAACAATGAGGCAAACAGAACAATTCCCCCTGACGGCAAGATAAAAGGACAATCTGTTATATGGATTTTTAATTTTAAGGGTTCTTTAATTTTAAGGGGTCAACCTACTAGTCGTAGCCCGGTGTGTGACAAGTACATGCACGGCCATCTGCTGCTGTCCTGCAGAACACCAGTACCAGCCGGTATCTCTCATCTGCAGCTTCTTTAGGGTTATAGTGAAAGTCCTAGTTCTGTCATCGCTGATGGCCACTGAAGTGTCTTCGTAGTTCCCTTCAGAACCTGTCAGCAGACAGGAGCTCCAGTCTCCACTCCGACACCACttcttctcactctctctgttggGAGGCAGTCACAGGGGAGTCAGTGAAGGCTGACTGTCCATCAAAGTTAGGCTTGAATTGAAGATTTTGAACAAATAACCACGCTTTCTCAGGTTTACTGATGCTTTGgaaattgttgttttaaaagTGAGGATTCCACATGGTCTGATGGTAAATACAAGTGACACAACTGTAGTGTGATGAATGAGGCAATAAAATACCTGTATCTCTCACTGTAGTGGCATTCAACTGTGAGACTACTCCCTTCTTCCCCACTCACTCGGCTGTTCACCACTGACATACCTGCAGGGAATGAACACATCCTTAAATGTGTCATCCAAGCATTTGAAAtgcatgaaaatgttttttcaatgGGGATCAATAATGGCTCATCAGTTCAAAAATCACCTCATTACTCACCATGAATGACCTTGATGTTAGTGAAAGCGACATCATCAGCGCTCCACACACCTCCTATCTCCACACCACACATGTACCACCCAGAATCCCCCTCCTTCAGGTTGTTCATGGTCACCGTGAACACCAGCTGGACCTGGTCATCAAAAACGCTCACTTTCTTCTCAGCTGGATTGGCTGAACGGGGCTCATCTGTTCGAGCTAAACTGGTGCAGAACTCCCTCATCTTCCCCCGACACCAGTATTTTACATAGCTGGCATACTGAGGCTCGTAATGACACGGGATTGTGAGGGATTGACCCTCCATGATGGAAAGCTCTCCCTCGGTGGTTACCTTGCAGAGGACAGCTGATGGAAAGTGGAGATGATTGTGTGTTGAACTCTAGTTTGAACTTTGAAACTTTCAGTCATGCACAGCAGACATTTCTTATCTATGATTGGGAAAAGGGGGAGAGTGGCCTTGAGGAATACTTGTACCACATTTATGGTTTCGGTTTCCTTTGTAACAAAACACTATTCCTACTTTAACTTCCCTCTCCGTACTTCTTATTTCAAAATTGGATTATCCGTCTATAATAGAGATTTGGAGGGACAAATATAACAGGCCTCTAAGACttgacaaaataaacataaagcatATACTCTTGCCAAGGGACAAACTGTACCGCAGCTTGGaagatttgaaaaacaaaagccCACTCTGGGTCCTGCAGATCTTTCTAGTCTGTCTTCAACAAATGATTAATATAGAAGAGCAGTAAAATAGTAAAGAGAAATGAAGCATGAGCAACATGGCAATTGTAGCACCAGCTTTTGTCAAGAGCACAGCCATAGTGAGGGGGCTGAATCATCCTGTTTCCCATCATTTATCTGCAGGAAAAAAGGCATACTGTAGAACTTTTGTAAGCATTTGATCTCAGTGGTCACAGTTATTACCTGGGATCCATGGTAACAGGCTGAGGGTGAGTATAAAGAGTCGCCGCATGTTTCACCGTCAGTTTGAAGTTTACCAAGTGAACTCCCTCCCCTGTGTAAACACAGACTCAAGGTTCCGGAATGCCGATTTCCCCTCGGTCATGTGACCACAAGTTGGATCCAGATGTTCCAGATGTTAACCATGTAGGCGCCAGTTAGATTTTAACAGCAAGGGATACTTTTAGCCCAACAAGCTGTGCTCACTGTGGCACTGATACAATAAAAAGTGTACTGCtcctgtttttaaatctttttctcagctatgaaatgtttattttaaaagcagTGGGGTCGGGGGGTCAAAGTGGTATAGCTGAATGTACAACCATTTAATGTAAAAGGtgtgaaaagatgcaaaaatcTTTCAAAACTGTTGCATATCTGTAAAGTGACAAATTTGCTGACACCTTTTGTAGGCTATTCTTCAACGTGCCCAGAGGATTTCTTTACATTGTCAGGAGTAAACCTCCCGAATTCCACAATATTAAAGAAACAAAGACcttataaataaaagttaataaaagggGAATAGTTAAACATTTGCTTTCCTGCTAAGAGTTAAGACTGACACCGCTCTCATATCTCCCTTGTAAATAGAGTCcaccaggaatgagtcctaaaacccagaaatgagttagcattttacaaCTTACAGTTCCTTAGTCTGAAAgtcaatcatttttttaaatgagtttttgattagatgcctgaaataaggactgtggttaacacaagcttaagagactttcatgttttgttctcagTCACtgaatacatcagtaaatacccagCTTGGGAACTCTGTGTCTATGTATGGCTTcacagtcttgttatggtggtgacgCTAAATCATGCGAccatagtgtagtttgtttatagcctaacgttagctattTACTTCTGGAGATTGCATTCAGGCTTCAgtcatgaaagtggtgttcatctgtgaagattacataacattttgttgttattttcgGCAATAATCCAAATTCCAATGGAAAAAAATCTcaggctttttgacgagggaaccagtgCGATGCTAACTTCAACATCAGCCTACAGAAGAGCGTCATCCCTGGAGCTCTCTATACATTATAGGCTTCTAGAATTAGCAGCCAGTTAGCTATAAGCATAAAGACTGTggacagagggaaacagctagcctggctccatCCAAAGTTAACCCAACAGCACCACTAAAGCTCAGACATTACCAcgtttaaaggttcagtgtgtagaatttaggggaatatattggcaAAAAGGGAATATAATTAAGtcagtatgtttttatttgtgtataatcaccttaaaataagaATAGCTGTGTTATCCTTACCTTAGACTGAACCGTTTATATCTGAATATGGAGCAATtccttgtctacagagatcaccttGTTGCACCACCATATGTCTACAGTACCCTGGAACAGAGCCTTGGaaaaacacttctttttttaacatgaaactgctttattcagtgtttttaccattttaaatTACCAAGTTCATTTGtattggagaggaggaggcctctgtggataatttgggcCCCGGTGAAACATCTTAAACGTCTGGATCTCAAGTTTTCAGAGGGAAAGCAGAGCACGTATTAGTTGGTGCCCAACAGCGTAGGAGAAACACTtttttgtaacatgaaactgctttattcagtgtttttacccatTTAAATCAcggagtctgtttgttttagagagaaggagacctctgtTGATAACTTGGCTcgtggtaaaaacctcctgaacaaagaacactAAACAAAGTCTAAGTGGGaaaggtttcagctggttgcaatctgcaatcctcactgctagatgccactgaatctCCTTAAATCACAcccactgctcctttaatgggCCAATAGCATAACACCTCCTAAAATCACTCATTTCTCATCTCATTTTTTTCACGCTAAGGTTTTTGCACAGATTAAACTAACAAGATAAGCTTATCACCATCTGGCTTCATTtggcaaacagacacaaaagtgGTGAATGGACTGCATTTACATAACGCTTTTCTACCGATCACTCAAAGTACTTAACAACACAAGTTGGCACGATACCATGGCTACCAGACATCCATGAAGGGTGCCACCTGCTTATCAGGAgtgataaatcacacacactccagTATCTTGCCCCCTTTAGCATGAAGACTGCAGGGGCCAGAGATCGAGCCACTGACCTTTTGATTAGAGGACGACCCCTCTACATCCACAGGCACAGCCACCCTGGTTGTGGAGTGGTAGCATATCAATCTTAAGCATCCCTGACCAAGGaccaagtgtttttcaaaaacactATTCTTTAATGAAACATGTCATCTTTCCTCTCATATCTCCTGCTTTCATTATTTCAGTGTTGGCCCTCTTTTTTAATAACCTATTCTCTTAAGCAACCAAATGCTGAGTGCCTTCCCTCCTCTGGATGCAGAGAATTCATTTGGCAGCCTACAATGAAATTATTTGATTTTGGTGCCTGAAAACTTTGGATTTGGTCCAGTCTTCATTTGTCGGATTAAGCTTCTACACACAGCCCCCTCAGCCACTGAATTAACAAACAATTATTCCAAGCTTCTCAATTTGCTCTGTGAAGGGTGTCAAGGATGTCCCTAAAGccccttgcttttttttttttttcttttttttttttgctttggctTCAAAGCTTTTTATGGTCATCCATTTCCTGGAAAAATGTAGGCAGAACCCAGAATTGAAACTGAACATATTCCTATGACAGTTCAGGCAGCTTTCGAAACTTAGCTTTCACAGAACTAATTATTTACAGACAGTGAAGCCTTGTGCCATTTCCCAATATCCTGACATTCCTTTCAGCTTTGGGATAGGCTGGtatctgtttgtctttgttacaAGAGACTTGAAACAGATCTTATTTTGGTGAATTGCTGCATCATGCAAGATAAACTAGATAGTCGCAACTTTCCTCCTGTCCCACAGAGCATGTAAACCTGattaaaatataaagaaaaaaggaTCTTCTATCAGTCTTTCTGCCATCATTCTTCTTTGCAAGCTCTGACTCTGAAATGTCCTCATAATGTGTATAAAGGTGAGAAACCTTGCATATTGCAAAATGGTGTCACAATGCTTCCTAATGTTTGTCTTCATTAGTGGGGTTCCAGTTAGTGGTTTGTGTCTAATACCAGTACTTTGCCCAATAGGCTATTGCTCTAAATGGAGACTTGTTAATGAGATGTTTTCCTTCCAGGGCAAGAGGGAGCAGTTTAGTTGAAAGACACTCACAATAAAAGTCTATGGTATTAATTATACCCTTGAAATACTGTCTACATTGAGGAAGACATGGATTGGGATCTGATTCTGTTCTACACCAAGTACAGTAAACAGAAGTGGAAAGTGTATTTACCAAATTTAAGTACTTGCTCTCTGCTTTTATGGtactcttttcttttattttacatttagcaGGAAAACAAGTACAAAGGCTAGTGGGAAAACTATGTCAATGTGGAAAGTTCACATAATGATATACagttaatattaataattatctgATATGCATAGACGAGTACTGGTACTGTTTACATTTTGAGTTCTACaataatcctgttttaatgtgttatttacaTGAATACATATTAGGTGATTCATTCTTCTTCCAATAGAccggttgtccttttccttatgTAGTAGGGAGGGGTGGGCCAACCCTACTAAATAAGGAAATGGGATTAGGGTTGAATGGGCCCCAGGTGTAGCTCATTCATGCTACCTTATATAAACAACCCAGCAAATCATCAGGCTGAAAACTCACTGCTCCTCATTCCTGTGGCCAGATATTCCCTTGATGGCCAGCACGCTCCCTGGGTTTGATGTCTCTGTTAAAGAGGTGAATGCCTGGTCCTGCCATTAGCGAGAGCTGATTTACCCTTTGTCATGACCGGTGAGTGCTGACTGCTGTTTTGCCTAGGGgttataattttaataatgtattTAATGTGATGTAAAAAGTTACACGGTGTTTAACAGTGTTATTGCCCACCTGcccattttattgttttttctttgtctttgtttttaggCTGAACCTTGACAGAGGAAGGGAGGGTTGAGGCCTGTCTAAGCCGGGGCCCAGCTCTTCAAGCTTCCACTTCTTTTTCACGGTTGAGtgctgtttgctgtgtgtgtgtgacctcacTCCCCTTTTTTTTGAATTGGCTTGAGTGGGTCTTCCCATTAATTTTCTGAAATCTGAAATGGTCCCAGTCCTCACCATCTGGTCACACTTTAAGAGAAATTTCAGCTTAAAAGTtaattgattgtaaggaacaaaacattgaCTGGAAACAAGACTTttcaagtttaggggagactctTGAGTACCCACAGAACCAAtattcattcagatatcttgaggtgagagttcaatgGACGCCTTTGTAAAGTGGCCATACCAATGGTTCCCTCGCCAAAGTTTTGCCTTAATTTGGGATGTTATTTAGCCCCCTTTCAGACAACCTATGCTGACATGGTTGATACCAATAGATGCCTTAAGTTGTCTAGTTTTAAAAGATACCATACCTTTGCACTAGCTAGCTTAAAAAAAGAGCCaatccagtctcactccgaagttgtcgaaatccagcgcctgggcagtgacttgctgtCTCAGATGAacaaagccgtcctttcacattgACATGATACACGGCTGGTCACTGTTACAGTTTAAGAGCGCTTGgaggcatcagggggaaatgcagcttgacaagaatgaaagttaagggaAAGGgaaggcaggaggggtggtgaacgggtccaacaaacactgacttccGCCTGGGAGAGGGGTGTTCACATCCCTTTAGATGAAAGAGCCAAACCCTAagcccaaccacgtgcttttgttgctgaaaaTAACGTCAATTcccggtgttgtaccaatgtagtgcgtttattttgaaagacactgtatgcaaactgtacatttccttccaaacaaacagaacttGAGATGGCGTCCCAGAAAGTCAACAACcaaagcacccagggtaccttgcactagagcttagattctctgcctaAGCCCAAACCCGACCCCGACATGTAATTTCCCGCCACTAACCTCGGACGGGTTGGGCTCCTCATAATAGACCAAGGCTATGGAACCAACTACTTATCGCCCCCTCTTGACAGCGCCACTGGCCATGCACATGTGAGTTGTCGGCGGTGACAACATGTGCGTCGGCTTCGTCAAGTGTACCAAGGGCAGCAcaatgctggtatatgacagcatataccttctttttatttatttttttcacccaGAGGGGGCCAGCAGTTTTATCGGGGGGGTATGGACCCCCTTGGCCCCACCTTAGGGGCACCACTGATGCCAAATAGTATATAAAGTAGCTTGAATCTGATAGCAGCAATATAAAAATGTGTCATACATGTAAATGCTCCAATAGCAATTCTACAAAAATATATGGAAATGATTTTTACTTGTGATCTCTACAGAATGGTATCACTAGTTTCACTTTGGTGAAGGATCTAAATACACCTTGCAGCACTGACAGTAAGTAGCTTCCAGTTACCTTTACCTACGCTATATCTAGGACAAGACATTTAATAAGTGGCTTGATTAGGTTGAAAATTATTTCAGACCTCTCCACAGAAATGCATTATCCCCAGCTCCTTGTTAAGATTCGTCAGATTGCATTCTAGTTTCCAGTGTGTCAGTTCTCAGAATCACCACTCTCACTACTTTAAACTAACCTAACCTCTTTTCAAAAGGACTGGTGCTAATGTATCCATTTCATAGGTAAAGGTCGGCAGATAGAGTACTCTGTCTCTGCTATTAAATCAACAGCGAAAGAGATTTAGATCTGACCTTTACATGAAAAACCTGAGGTGCCAACTTGATTCAGCctgtttttcatttctgtaTGCAAAGCACTTTCATATCCAGTTCAAACTGGCCTTCACACTCAAACACCAAGACCAAACCAGCTCAAATTTACCCTCGGGTCATTCTTTGACAAATGTAAGTGGCTCTGCACAGTCACAAGTAACTGAGCTGGAATGTGTTTCCATCAGTTATTCCACAGCGAGTAATAGCAGCAAACCCTCTCATTGCTCTGGGGTGCAATGTTCTTGCTTCCCCCTCTCTTAGCATGATAGGCACTGTGCTGCACACGCTCACTCTCATTGGCACAAGCATATACTTTAGTCTCGGTTTTTcgggttttaaaaaaaaaagcaagagatGCAATCTGTGGGGTTCAAAAAAAGTTCTACAAGGCACAGAGCCTTTTCCTGGCAATTCTCCCTGTTACAGGTTTTGTCCTGTCAGCctttaaacatttctttttctgtagCCAACTCAAAATGTAGCTTGCAGCTCCCCCAAACCCTGATGAAAAAAGTGCTTCAGAGGTCACTCTGACAAAGTGGAGTTAGGTGGGTATTTATAatttcatattaaaaataaataacattttttaatgttcaaatatgaaatatagTGCATGGCCTTTATTGCTTAACTTATTTTCAGCCTGTTATGGACAAATGTatctatttcatttttttttttttttaaccagaaatGACACCTGTTCACACTTTGTGTATCATGCATatgtttaaaaaactaaaaactaaaaaaacagtTCAAGAACAGCTTCATTATTGTCAAGGTCACCAtttgagttgtttttatttcttctcaGTGCAAAAGGGAATGCTTTACAAATatcaatattaaaaaaaagaatgcaagAAATCAATCGTCTGTCAGAAAATTGTACCGCATCATATGAAAAGATGCAACTAATTCAGTGTTGATTGTGGGATGGAACTCAGTGGCACAAAAGCAGATGTAGCTTCATGTCTTGGAGGGGAGTTCTGATAACATCTCTTTTTGTCATCtacggagaaaaaaaagaagaggtcGTTGAGTAAGCGACACTGAGGTTATGGAAGGAGTTATTTAGAAGCAAATGAGAAACAAGAGAATGCAGTATGCGCTTTCcaagtcttaaaaaaaaatcagtgacaATGTTTTCCTGCCGAGCAAAAGCAATATGTGGTATCATGTGGATCTCCCCAGAGAAGTTAAACTGGAGTCTGTATTATCATATGCACTATCTGGAGCTATTCCACTGAGAATGAAGTGATGAACTGGCAAGAATGGTTAATGTGACTGAGAGCACCCCAAGGACAAGGGtatatttcttgttttacaGCCATAAACCAACACAGTAAAGCATATATCTGCATAAAAGCCCACATAAACATCCTTGGAGTTCATAAAATCTCCCATTTACTGCCCATCGAGAGACACTATAAACACTAATGGATATCTCACACACATCACCtcccaaaaacattttctcatccaattacatttttttcctcattattCAAAAAGATACCAACAGTacgaaacacattttttaaactatttGGCGCTCATGACCTTGAAACCACGTCAGTGCTGAAAAATATTCAGGTCTAATTAATCAGTGTGCTCCAGAAAGTGTTAGCTGCAACTGAACAATGAGGTAGTTTTAAACAACAGCTGCAAAAATGTCATGCTCTGAGGAGTGTAAAATATACAGCTGGAAGGAAAAGCAACTACAGAATTTAATGTGATGACTGCTGGATGTCAGATGTGTTCAAacatcaattaaaaataaatgaaattaaagaaTAACACATTCATTTCTTTATCGTGGCTAAAACTAGACTGTAACAATGGGATTATACAACACCTTCTGAGAGGGGGACAATGTGAATTAGATGGACGTCTGCTTCAACCAATGAAGTTCATCACAACCAGATGGAGGACGGTGTGAGCAAACAGAAAGTCAGCGAAGGCTCTCTCTGGAGAGATAGACAGGAAGTCTCCTTTGTTCTGTGGGTTGATCTGGATACGAAGACatactaagaaaaaaaaaacacaagatacaGAAGATTAGGTATTACTGACAACATTTTGACTGTTACTGAcaaataattttattattaattaagtCGTTTGTTGTTATCATCAACTGATTAACTTATAAGTGTATCAACTTCAGCACTGAAACACTGCTGTTGCTTCCATGGTTACATTTTTACAGACAGGTGTCTCTAAGAATTATGGTGCATCTGTAAATTTTGTTTGAACCTGATACTATCTGGAAACAAGAGAAATAACACGTGCAATGGTGTCTGATTCATTCTCCCTAGATCTACATTGGAGTTCAATACTAAAACATCTTCCTCAGTGGAGCCACAATCAGATTGTATGACAATAATGCGACAGACAATATTTTCAAAACTGATTACCAAGGTTTAAAAACTCACAAACAATTATGAAACACTTCATGAAATATTACTTGAACTTTAAATGTGACATACGTTGATGTTACTGTGCAGTGGGGCTGAAACGATTAGTCGAATAATTGATTAGTCAGCAGAAAATGTATCAAATTGAATCACTGATATTCATAAGTTAAGTTGCTGTACTTCTATCACTGTAGACGGATTATCTTTGAGTTCTGGTCTGTTAGCTCATcatgagctctggtgaattatAATGAGCTATTTTTCATTGTTTCCTGACATTTTAGAGACAAAGATTAATCACATAGATTGATTATGCCGTCCAATGCAGTCAGGATCATCATATCAATCAAGATGCTCGGTCTCTCTCAATGAGCCTAATTGTTTATGGAGAAGTTTTAAAGTCATCTACAGAAGATTTGTCAATATGAGCTCTGAGTAACGGGGTTTTGACTGTCCTCCTTTGTTACCAGGAAGTACTCAAAGGTACATCCTGTTGACAATTTCTAGGTAACAGTCCTGCAAAACATCCCACCTTTATTAGAGTTATAATGTTCAGTACTTACTGAAACTGTTGCAGAGAGgacagggttggaaattaactttttgtacacctgccactgtggctagTGGACttcaaaatctaccagccactcgATACATTAGCACTGTTTTTCTGGCTATTGCAATCAAGCAGCCACTtacatattttaccagcatttggctggtggctggtgtt is a window from the Epinephelus fuscoguttatus linkage group LG15, E.fuscoguttatus.final_Chr_v1 genome containing:
- the pigr gene encoding polymeric immunoglobulin receptor isoform X1 — its product is MRRLFILTLSLLPWIPAVLCKVTTEGELSIMEGQSLTIPCHYEPQYASYVKYWCRGKMREFCTSLARTDEPRSANPAEKKVSVFDDQVQLVFTVTMNNLKEGDSGWYMCGVEIGGVWSADDVAFTNIKVIHGMSVVNSRVSGEEGSSLTVECHYSERYRESEKKWCRSGDWSSCLLTGSEGNYEDTSVAISDDRTRTFTITLKKLQMRDTGWYWCSAGQQQMAVHVLVTHRATTTAVSVTSPPTRLHSAAYLPPPKPITKEYWNSHSHILESLLVCASIMLLVGLAILARKLWKQRKQDPLQRQVKAIKARHNEYSGDVGDLQNAAVVFLNRDSQDVHMY
- the pigr gene encoding polymeric immunoglobulin receptor isoform X2; translated protein: MRRLFILTLSLLPWIPAVLCKVTTEGELSIMEGQSLTIPCHYEPQYASYVKYWCRGKMREFCTSLARTDEPRSANPAEKKVSVFDDQVQLVFTVTMNNLKEGDSGWYMCGVEIGGVWSADDVAFTNIKVIHGMSVVNSRVSGEEGSSLTVECHYSERYRESEKKWCRSGDWSSCLLTGSEGNYEDTSVAISDDRTRTFTITLKKLQMRDTGWYWCSAGQQQMAVHVLVTHRATTTVSVTSPPTRLHSAAYLPPPKPITKEYWNSHSHILESLLVCASIMLLVGLAILARKLWKQRKQDPLQRQVKAIKARHNEYSGDVGDLQNAAVVFLNRDSQDVHMY